In Marinitoga hydrogenitolerans DSM 16785, one DNA window encodes the following:
- a CDS encoding cache domain-containing protein: MSKISMKGLLNLVTIILLIISVFSIIYFFKFDLIKNISDPVSESIMDNLNERGNYISLYFKSEIEKLKLMPKDFSYDSTETGKVLKYLKNQLKKFPEFEEFFVANSDGESISSSNIFTNISRYRYFQEIFTNNKQWAISDIFTSKISGDVAIIIALEHYDNGKKYIFGGALNLKNVFLDSNKFKFKKQGELFFIDNLGTYFSVNNDGSINSGTFAKNFRENIIRDLKNSHGFLEVKKNKKDYLLFVSPINSVGWRIGFYIEKNLISPDFNKYYLIGLMFLIVLILLEVLFNNIILKKRFYNSIEVLKKELKKVNELNFDNIEINVKEPMFVDFSDNLQLTTVNLKENFNNFSRKINKLENNINETGELIKEEISRINEENETVEKLSKTFEAISQAVNDSQNVSENFKNKLSLYDEELEKLRHNLLKSKSKISLFNDLINRITDISEKVSDLSFRAEILSLNAALEASKEKGALSFAVIAADMRDMSYVLKDYNVKTYSHVSHIIENLNEYKNVLDELFKNIDSNISEIRKVTTNYTDIENFIKEYSISAAQVKNALNLLKLIINKNKNIMENIVESFKEIEKNYEELKKMFSSKKTPKNLEEIFRKLEEIEKKEETGSDFNAEESL; this comes from the coding sequence ATGTCTAAGATATCTATGAAAGGGCTTTTGAATTTAGTAACGATTATACTTTTGATTATATCGGTATTTTCTATAATTTATTTTTTCAAATTTGATTTAATCAAAAATATTTCTGATCCTGTTTCAGAAAGTATAATGGATAACTTAAATGAAAGAGGTAATTATATTTCACTATATTTTAAAAGTGAAATTGAAAAATTGAAATTAATGCCAAAAGATTTTTCGTATGATTCAACAGAAACAGGAAAAGTTTTGAAATATTTAAAAAATCAATTAAAAAAATTTCCTGAATTCGAAGAATTTTTTGTAGCAAATTCTGATGGAGAAAGTATTTCAAGTTCTAATATTTTCACTAATATTTCAAGATATAGATATTTTCAAGAGATATTTACAAATAACAAACAATGGGCAATTAGCGATATATTTACGTCGAAAATTTCGGGAGATGTTGCTATTATAATTGCATTAGAACATTATGATAATGGTAAAAAGTATATTTTTGGTGGGGCTTTGAATTTAAAAAATGTTTTTTTAGATTCAAATAAATTTAAATTTAAAAAACAAGGGGAACTATTTTTTATAGATAATTTGGGAACTTATTTTAGTGTAAATAATGATGGTAGTATAAACTCTGGGACATTTGCCAAAAATTTTAGAGAAAATATAATAAGAGATTTGAAAAATTCTCATGGTTTTTTAGAAGTTAAAAAAAACAAAAAGGATTATTTATTATTTGTTAGTCCAATTAATTCTGTAGGATGGAGAATAGGATTTTATATAGAAAAAAACTTAATTTCTCCTGATTTTAATAAGTATTATTTGATAGGATTAATGTTTTTAATAGTTTTGATTTTATTAGAAGTGCTTTTTAATAATATTATTTTAAAAAAGAGATTTTATAACTCTATAGAAGTTTTAAAAAAGGAGTTAAAAAAAGTAAATGAATTGAATTTCGATAATATAGAAATAAATGTGAAAGAACCCATGTTTGTTGATTTTTCTGATAATTTACAATTGACTACCGTGAATTTAAAAGAAAATTTTAATAACTTTTCCAGGAAAATAAATAAATTAGAAAATAATATTAATGAAACTGGTGAATTGATTAAAGAAGAAATATCTCGAATAAATGAGGAAAATGAAACTGTTGAAAAACTTTCAAAAACATTTGAAGCAATTTCTCAGGCGGTAAATGATTCTCAAAATGTTTCAGAAAATTTCAAGAATAAACTTTCATTATATGATGAAGAACTTGAAAAATTGCGCCATAATTTGCTGAAATCTAAGTCTAAAATATCTTTGTTTAATGATTTGATAAATAGAATAACTGATATTTCAGAGAAAGTAAGCGATTTGTCATTTAGAGCAGAAATATTATCTTTAAATGCAGCACTTGAAGCATCGAAAGAGAAAGGTGCTTTATCATTTGCTGTAATTGCGGCTGATATGAGGGATATGTCTTATGTTTTAAAAGATTATAATGTAAAAACATATTCGCATGTATCTCATATAATTGAGAATTTAAATGAGTATAAGAATGTTTTAGATGAATTATTTAAAAATATAGATTCAAACATTTCTGAAATAAGAAAAGTAACAACTAATTATACAGACATTGAGAATTTTATTAAAGAATATTCAATATCAGCAGCTCAGGTAAAAAATGCTCTTAATTTATTGAAGCTAATTATAAATAAGAACAAAAATATTATGGAGAATATAGTTGAAAGTTTTAAAGAAATTGAGAAAAATTATGAAGAGTTGAAAAAAATGTTTAGTTCTAAAAAAACCCCAAAGAATCTTGAAGAAATATTTAGAAAACTAGAAGAAATAGAAAAAAAAGAAGAAACAGGAAGTGACTTTAATGCAGAAGAATCCCTTTGA
- the panC gene encoding pantoate--beta-alanine ligase has protein sequence MELIENINKMKEIRNKLIKEGKSIGFVPTMGYLHKGHLSLVEQARKDNDIVVVSIFVNPTQFGPNEDFDRYPRDLNRDMDLLKPFNVDYIFHPLVEEMYARDYSTYVEEVKLTKVLCGKSRPGHFKGVTTIVSKLFNIVRPTRAYFGQKDAQQFRVLRKMVDDLNMDVEMVEMPIIREKDGLAMSSRNIYLNNEERLQALALNKSLKRAKELFENGERDVNKIKNEMKKIFDENPLVKIDYIEIVDEYSLENVEKIEGKVLVAVAAFVGKARLIDNIILG, from the coding sequence ATGGAACTGATTGAGAATATTAATAAAATGAAAGAAATTAGAAATAAATTAATAAAAGAAGGGAAAAGTATAGGATTTGTTCCCACTATGGGATATTTACATAAGGGGCATTTGTCATTGGTTGAACAAGCAAGAAAAGATAATGATATAGTTGTTGTAAGTATATTTGTAAATCCTACACAGTTTGGTCCTAATGAAGATTTTGATAGATATCCAAGAGATTTAAATAGAGATATGGATTTGTTAAAACCATTTAATGTTGATTATATTTTTCATCCGTTAGTTGAGGAAATGTATGCAAGGGATTATTCTACTTATGTAGAGGAAGTCAAATTAACAAAGGTACTTTGTGGCAAATCTAGGCCAGGACATTTTAAAGGGGTTACAACTATAGTTTCAAAATTATTTAATATAGTAAGGCCCACTAGAGCTTATTTTGGTCAAAAAGATGCGCAGCAATTTAGGGTATTAAGAAAAATGGTTGATGATTTAAATATGGATGTTGAAATGGTAGAAATGCCAATAATTAGGGAAAAAGATGGACTAGCTATGAGTTCAAGAAATATTTATTTGAATAATGAAGAAAGATTACAAGCATTGGCTTTAAATAAATCGCTAAAAAGGGCTAAAGAATTGTTTGAAAATGGTGAAAGAGATGTGAATAAAATAAAAAATGAAATGAAGAAAATATTTGATGAGAATCCATTAGTGAAAATAGATTATATAGAAATAGTTGATGAATATAGTTTGGAAAATGTTGAAAAAATAGAAGGGAAAGTTCTTGTTGCAGTAGCTGCTTTTGTGGGTAAAGCAAGATTAATTGATAATATTATTTTAGGATAG